A genomic stretch from Chloroflexaceae bacterium includes:
- a CDS encoding Stp1/IreP family PP2C-type Ser/Thr phosphatase translates to MTLLGSPVCPKCGAPFAPGARFCVHCGASASALDTDTDEIALTGGQRVHLSAGALSLRELLAVVESGVFYWRQRLERADGVAREQAAAAIKDLSQILDNLAAQIAQGHETIRITGRLPPRRRAPRPCSLCGRGNRQTARYCMACGAPLLPDRRAEPRPLPPRRLAIAARTDRGTARPVNEDTVYAGEFTAGARRIGTLLVVADGMGGQQAGDVASSLAVSILKQALTDALNAGIPEDDQAWHALLRGAVQEANRQVYAHAQTDAGRRGMGTTLTVAVVTETRAHLAHVGDSRAYLLNPAGVTGEGSTWTQLTIDHTLVARLVDIGQLTPEEARVHPRRHMLYRSLGADPVTEVDALSQALAAGDVLVLCSDGLVNYVADGELAQIVLETPGEDQACERLITLANQRGGQDNISVVIARVKHAS, encoded by the coding sequence GTGACCCTCCTGGGTTCGCCGGTATGCCCGAAGTGTGGCGCGCCATTCGCGCCGGGCGCGCGCTTCTGCGTTCATTGCGGCGCATCGGCATCTGCTCTGGACACTGATACGGACGAGATTGCGCTCACCGGCGGCCAGCGCGTCCACCTCAGCGCTGGCGCCCTGAGCCTGCGCGAGTTGCTCGCCGTTGTCGAGTCCGGAGTGTTCTACTGGCGCCAGCGTCTCGAACGGGCCGACGGCGTCGCCCGTGAGCAGGCGGCGGCGGCAATTAAGGATCTCTCGCAGATCCTTGACAACCTGGCCGCCCAGATTGCCCAGGGCCACGAAACCATCCGCATCACCGGCCGCCTGCCCCCCCGGCGGCGCGCGCCACGCCCCTGCTCTCTCTGCGGTCGCGGCAATCGCCAGACGGCTCGCTACTGTATGGCCTGCGGGGCCCCGCTCCTTCCCGACCGGCGCGCCGAGCCGCGCCCTTTGCCCCCGCGGCGCCTCGCCATTGCCGCTCGGACTGATCGGGGGACCGCCCGCCCCGTCAATGAGGATACGGTCTATGCCGGCGAGTTTACCGCTGGCGCCCGCCGCATCGGCACATTGCTCGTCGTCGCCGATGGCATGGGCGGCCAACAGGCCGGTGATGTGGCCTCCAGCCTCGCCGTGAGCATTCTGAAACAGGCCCTTACCGACGCGCTCAATGCCGGCATCCCTGAGGATGACCAGGCCTGGCACGCGCTGCTCCGCGGCGCGGTGCAGGAAGCTAATCGCCAGGTGTATGCCCATGCCCAGACTGACGCCGGCAGACGCGGCATGGGAACGACCCTTACCGTCGCCGTCGTTACCGAGACCCGCGCCCACCTGGCCCACGTTGGCGATAGCCGCGCCTATCTGCTCAATCCCGCCGGTGTGACCGGCGAGGGGAGCACCTGGACCCAGTTGACCATTGACCATACTCTCGTGGCTCGCCTCGTTGATATTGGCCAGTTGACTCCCGAAGAGGCCCGCGTGCATCCCCGGCGCCATATGCTGTATCGCTCCCTCGGCGCCGATCCTGTCACCGAGGTGGATGCCCTCAGCCAGGCCCTCGCCGCTGGCGATGTGCTGGTGCTCTGCTCCGATGGGCTGGTCAACTATGTTGCGGATGGCGAACTGGCGCAGATCGTCCTGGAGACGCCGGGCGAGGATCAGGCCTGCGAACGCCTGATCACCCTGGCAAATCAGCGCGGCGGTCAGGATAATATCTCCGTAGTCATCGCGCGTGTCAAGCATGCATCGTAG
- a CDS encoding helix-turn-helix domain-containing protein, whose translation MSLGQKIGRLRQERGLTLQEVSEGSGLTPSFLSRLERDKVNISVANLRKLAQFFSVQMTHFFEGEDDQQVGQVVRVADRVRLSLDDTPVQMFSLLPPNSDMEARLIEARPGSGQQGFSNRGSQMVLVLEGRLRYTLGDEEYELAAGDTLFYRDDVAYSWTNAGEERAVVLTVAVLNSRDER comes from the coding sequence ATGTCGCTCGGACAAAAGATCGGTCGGCTCCGCCAGGAGCGCGGCCTGACGCTCCAGGAGGTCTCGGAGGGATCCGGGCTGACGCCTTCGTTTCTCAGTCGCCTGGAGCGCGACAAAGTTAATATCTCGGTAGCGAATCTGCGCAAGCTGGCGCAGTTTTTCAGTGTGCAAATGACACACTTTTTTGAGGGCGAGGATGACCAGCAGGTAGGCCAGGTAGTGCGCGTAGCCGACCGGGTGCGCCTGAGCCTTGATGATACCCCGGTGCAGATGTTTTCGCTCCTGCCGCCGAACAGCGATATGGAAGCGCGGTTGATCGAGGCCCGCCCCGGCAGCGGACAGCAGGGCTTTTCCAACCGCGGCAGCCAGATGGTGCTGGTGCTTGAGGGACGCCTGCGGTATACGCTTGGCGATGAAGAGTACGAACTCGCCGCGGGCGATACGCTGTTCTACCGGGACGATGTGGCCTATAGCTGGACGAACGCAGGCGAGGAACGGGCGGTCGTATTGACCGTAGCCGTCCTGAACAGCCGGGATGAGCGCTAG
- a CDS encoding AI-2E family transporter: MTTLLGGLPFRRIARWGLVALALYGSGWLLWRARSALLPFVIGAILAYLFLPLVNRFDRRMPRWAAILLVYVLVLVVVVAFFAYLAPPLVEQISQLLRALPDLPTLERWANRLLEEYQQLLANLPPNVQAEIQQTVAEVLTSALNTIRTNLLSYIQGIGTFLVNSLLSVASTVAFLLGFFLVPFWLFYVLMDQQAGRETLNRLLPAGLRADFWSVITIIDADFSGYLRGQLLLGLAVGMASGIGLTVLNLFGFQIPYVLLLAVIAGVTELIPIIGPIIGAVPAVLLGFLDSPTTGLAVLLLYVGIQQLENNFLVPRIVGDSVGLHPAILMVLLVVCSQVFGVLGAILSAPMGAVARDVFQYLYGRLSEPPRPPGEMPARLRAAGVAPPPEALGPSAPGAPAEEEQVAVEMQE, encoded by the coding sequence ATGACCACATTGTTGGGTGGACTGCCCTTTCGCCGCATTGCGCGCTGGGGGCTGGTAGCTCTGGCCCTGTATGGCAGCGGATGGCTGCTCTGGAGGGCGCGCTCGGCGCTGTTGCCCTTTGTCATCGGCGCGATACTCGCCTACCTCTTCCTTCCGCTGGTCAATCGTTTCGACCGGCGCATGCCCCGTTGGGCGGCGATTTTGCTTGTTTACGTGCTGGTGCTGGTCGTTGTCGTCGCGTTTTTCGCCTACCTGGCCCCCCCACTGGTTGAACAGATCAGCCAGTTGCTCCGCGCCTTGCCGGATCTGCCCACCCTGGAGCGCTGGGCTAACCGGCTCCTTGAGGAGTATCAGCAACTCCTCGCCAACCTGCCCCCCAATGTGCAGGCGGAGATCCAGCAGACGGTGGCGGAAGTTCTCACGTCGGCGCTGAACACGATCCGTACCAATCTGCTGTCGTACATCCAGGGGATCGGCACATTTCTGGTCAATAGTCTGCTCTCTGTGGCCAGCACGGTGGCCTTTCTGCTCGGATTCTTCCTTGTGCCCTTCTGGCTGTTCTATGTCTTGATGGATCAGCAGGCCGGGCGTGAGACGCTCAACCGGCTGCTCCCGGCGGGGTTGCGGGCCGATTTCTGGTCGGTGATCACCATCATTGACGCTGACTTCAGCGGGTATCTGCGCGGACAATTGCTCCTGGGATTGGCGGTGGGAATGGCGTCGGGCATCGGACTGACGGTGCTGAACCTGTTTGGATTCCAGATTCCCTATGTCTTGTTACTGGCGGTGATCGCCGGGGTGACCGAGTTGATACCTATTATCGGTCCGATCATCGGCGCAGTGCCAGCGGTATTGCTCGGGTTCCTCGACTCGCCGACCACAGGGCTTGCAGTGTTACTGCTCTACGTCGGCATCCAGCAACTGGAGAACAACTTCCTGGTGCCGCGGATCGTCGGCGATAGCGTCGGGCTGCACCCGGCCATCCTGATGGTGTTGCTGGTGGTCTGTTCGCAGGTGTTCGGCGTTCTCGGCGCTATTCTTTCAGCGCCGATGGGGGCCGTGGCGCGCGATGTCTTTCAGTATCTGTACGGGCGGCTGAGCGAGCCGCCACGACCGCCCGGCGAGATGCCGGCGCGGCTGCGCGCCGCGGGGGTGGCGCCGCCGCCCGAAGCGCTGGGCCCCTCCGCGCCCGGCGCACCGGCGGAAGAGGAACAGGTGGCAGTGGAAATGCAGGAGTAA
- a CDS encoding GNAT family N-acetyltransferase — MHQQDGTHVLYGPRVALRPWLRSDTLMQELWPRYTEPFNSLWNIPRASGADEVNGRAWSSQRYAWAIDDAQRRLIGRISLREVDEQRRSARLGISLAQPYVGQGLGTEALQVFLEHYFGTLGFQRLRLDVAAVNRRAVRCYERLGFRYLESEWRNAGSDPSLRLLDDPRYSAMLPHFRRSRFENLVEFYEMELTRAEWEARRAASGQ; from the coding sequence ATGCACCAGCAGGACGGAACACATGTGCTCTATGGCCCGCGCGTGGCGCTACGGCCATGGTTGCGCAGCGACACCCTTATGCAAGAGTTGTGGCCGCGCTATACCGAACCCTTCAACTCGCTCTGGAACATTCCGCGCGCGTCAGGCGCCGACGAGGTCAACGGCCGCGCCTGGTCCAGCCAGCGCTACGCCTGGGCGATTGATGACGCCCAGCGCCGCCTGATTGGCCGCATCTCGTTGCGCGAGGTTGACGAGCAGCGCCGCAGCGCCAGGCTTGGCATCTCGCTGGCGCAACCCTACGTCGGGCAGGGCCTGGGCACCGAGGCCTTGCAAGTCTTTCTCGAGCACTACTTTGGCACGCTCGGCTTTCAGCGCCTGCGCCTGGACGTGGCGGCGGTCAACCGACGCGCGGTGCGGTGTTACGAGCGGCTGGGCTTTCGGTATCTCGAAAGCGAGTGGCGCAACGCGGGAAGCGATCCCTCCCTGCGCCTGCTTGACGACCCCCGCTACAGCGCCATGCTGCCCCATTTCCGGCGTTCGCGCTTCGAGAATCTGGTGGAGTTCTACGAGATGGAGTTGACCCGCGCCGAGTGGGAGGCCCGCCGCGCCGCTTCCGGCCAGTAG
- a CDS encoding serine/threonine protein kinase, with product MPEAAATPSSAPLLFGRYRVSEHRGDTRLASVYAAMDERLQRRVLIHILRKDLVGQTQPHVRFIAQIGQMARRSHPALLDVYDSGEASGRPFMVTEFVSGRPLRGLGLLTPERALHYLRQVTSAIALCQSRRDADAPLGLYHPPISSSNLLLVDEGRVKLVDSWLLPPDEAQADIAHYRAPELSQGQEATLATPVYALGLLCYELLTGIRPITGDDARAIALAHLNARVPALHVARPGLYLPAIERLVARATARAPEQRFPDAATFGGALDALWRDLGAPTQPLAPAARRAGAVIAPSPPAAAPPLPAPARPQPVDPATVRRNNILRGLLGWAVLAGLVLLVAAASFFAVNALSDALKGVTMPGVPWLPPPPTGSASGPPSWLDTLFGADEIYIVNIAEGLNLRREPDATDPANVIAVIPNGTLVRKLDGPRVSGNIPWLRVRVTVEGQELEGWMSLNYLRRKE from the coding sequence ATGCCCGAAGCCGCCGCCACTCCGTCCTCCGCTCCCCTGCTCTTCGGGCGCTACCGCGTCTCCGAGCATCGCGGCGACACGCGCCTCGCTTCGGTTTACGCGGCGATGGATGAGCGCCTGCAACGCCGCGTGCTGATCCATATCCTGCGCAAGGATCTCGTCGGCCAGACGCAGCCCCACGTACGCTTCATCGCCCAGATCGGCCAGATGGCCCGCCGCTCACACCCGGCTCTGCTGGACGTGTATGACAGTGGTGAGGCGAGCGGGCGACCCTTCATGGTCACCGAGTTTGTCTCCGGTCGCCCGCTGCGCGGTCTCGGCCTGCTGACACCGGAACGGGCGCTGCACTATCTGCGTCAGGTCACCAGCGCCATCGCGCTCTGCCAGTCGCGGCGCGACGCCGACGCGCCGCTCGGATTGTACCACCCGCCGATCAGCAGCAGCAACCTGCTCCTGGTTGACGAGGGGCGCGTCAAACTGGTGGATAGCTGGTTGCTGCCCCCCGACGAGGCGCAGGCCGATATTGCCCACTATCGCGCGCCGGAGTTGAGCCAGGGGCAGGAAGCCACCCTGGCGACTCCAGTGTATGCCCTGGGGCTGCTGTGCTACGAACTGCTCACGGGAATACGGCCGATTACCGGCGACGATGCCCGCGCCATCGCCCTCGCTCACCTGAACGCGCGGGTTCCAGCATTGCACGTGGCCCGGCCCGGGCTGTATCTGCCCGCCATCGAACGGCTTGTGGCTCGCGCCACGGCCCGCGCCCCTGAGCAGCGCTTTCCCGACGCCGCGACCTTTGGCGGGGCGCTCGACGCCCTCTGGCGCGACCTGGGGGCGCCCACGCAACCGCTCGCACCAGCGGCCCGACGCGCCGGGGCCGTTATTGCGCCCTCCCCTCCTGCCGCCGCGCCCCCGCTGCCCGCTCCCGCCCGCCCGCAGCCGGTGGACCCGGCGACGGTGCGCCGAAACAACATCCTCCGCGGGCTGCTCGGCTGGGCTGTCCTGGCGGGCCTGGTTCTGCTCGTGGCTGCGGCCAGTTTCTTCGCCGTCAACGCCCTGAGCGACGCCCTGAAAGGCGTTACCATGCCCGGCGTGCCCTGGCTGCCGCCTCCGCCCACGGGGAGCGCCAGCGGTCCCCCTTCCTGGCTTGATACGCTTTTCGGGGCCGATGAGATATATATCGTCAATATTGCCGAAGGGTTGAATTTGCGCCGCGAGCCGGACGCAACCGATCCCGCGAACGTTATCGCCGTCATCCCCAATGGCACGCTCGTGCGTAAACTGGATGGGCCGCGTGTGTCGGGGAACATTCCGTGGCTGCGCGTTCGTGTGACGGTGGAAGGTCAGGAGTTGGAGGGCTGGATGTCCCTGAACTATCTGCGTCGGAAAGAATGA